The nucleotide sequence GCGCCCTTCATGCGAATTAGAGCCGGTTGATCCGATGTTGCAACGATAACAACAGAACGTGCCAACCCTTCAGGACCTAGATCCTTCTCAATAAATTCGAGCACCTCACGTCCACGCTCTCCGACTAATGCGATCACATTAACGTCAGCAGAAGTGTTACGTGCAATCATACCCAGCAATGTACTTTTTCCGACACCCGAACCTGCGAAAATCCCGACCCGCTGTCCTTGTCCTACAGTAAGTAATCCGTCAATCGCCCGCACACCAATTCCAAGCGGTTCTGTTACACGTGGTCGCATGAGCGGATTGCCCGGAACGTTATGTGTAGAATAATGTGGCATCCGCGTTGGCAAGTGAGAACCATCCAGTGGTCTTCCTAAGCCATCAAGCACTTTTCCCAGCAGTTCAGAACCAACCTGTACGGTAAGCGGACCTCCTGTCGCAACGACATCACAACCAGGACCTACTGAGTAGAGCTCGCCGAGTGGCATTAGCAGAACACGATTGTTACGAAATCCAACGACTTCAGCAAGAACAGGTGTACCACCCTTCATCGGATAGATGGAACAAACATCACCAATGCTGGCATCCGGTCCTTCGGATTCAACGGTCAAACCAATGACCTGCATCACCTTGCCGTTAACTCTAACGGGATCTAGCTGCAGAAGCGAATCCCTATAACGCTGTACGTCAAGTTGCGACATCCCGGGTTCCCTCCTCAGCAGAATGAGCTGCGACTCGCAACAATTGCTGCCGAATGGCGTCTAGTTGCGTATCCACACGCGCATCGATGCTACCGAAAGCGGATCTAACAACACATCCACCTTCTTGGATCGTTAAATCGGGGACAATCTGAAGCTCTGCTTGAGAATCCAAGCTCATACTTAGTTCGTCCTTAGCAGCTTGCACAAAGGCAAACTGCGAAGGTGCGACGCAAAGCACGATTACACCCTGTTCCTTCCTACGCGATAAAGTTTGAGCGAATAGCTTAATGGCTAATTCAGGCGCATTCGTAAGCTCCTGACTCAAAATCTTTTCCGCGATTGAACAGCTAAGCTCGACGAGAAATTGTTCACCCTCTGCGATGACTGAATGCTTTGTCTCATAGGCTTGTTCGACAATCGTTTGAGCTTCCTTTAAGCGAGCTTCCCAGCTATGTGCAAGCTGTTGTTCAGCGTGGACGCTTCCTTCTGCAAAGCCTTCTGCAAAGCCTTGGCGACCAATCTCTTCT is from Candidatus Cohnella colombiensis and encodes:
- the fliI gene encoding flagellar protein export ATPase FliI; the protein is MSQLDVQRYRDSLLQLDPVRVNGKVMQVIGLTVESEGPDASIGDVCSIYPMKGGTPVLAEVVGFRNNRVLLMPLGELYSVGPGCDVVATGGPLTVQVGSELLGKVLDGLGRPLDGSHLPTRMPHYSTHNVPGNPLMRPRVTEPLGIGVRAIDGLLTVGQGQRVGIFAGSGVGKSTLLGMIARNTSADVNVIALVGERGREVLEFIEKDLGPEGLARSVVIVATSDQPALIRMKGALIATTIAEYFRDRGQNVMLMMDSVTRYAMALREVGLAIGEPPATRGYTPSVFAALPKILERAGTGPTGSITAFYTVLVDGDDMNEPIADAVRGILDGHIVLQRALANKGHYPAIDVLASVSRVMKDIIGEEQQEAAEQLKRLLSVYRESEDLINIGAYHRGSNVEIDKAIEYYDSIRNYTTQRTNEKVTLDEAVERLIVDFYKR
- a CDS encoding FliH/SctL family protein, which encodes MSNLIKSTNVISLEDLKRLEASPVIISRQQNISNSASKGEGNDEVDVESHSLKARILSDAEETAQQIIADAQITIAQMKAAAEQEIDAWWDARRSEDGQFREEIGRQGFAEGFAEGSVHAEQQLAHSWEARLKEAQTIVEQAYETKHSVIAEGEQFLVELSCSIAEKILSQELTNAPELAIKLFAQTLSRRKEQGVIVLCVAPSQFAFVQAAKDELSMSLDSQAELQIVPDLTIQEGGCVVRSAFGSIDARVDTQLDAIRQQLLRVAAHSAEEGTRDVAT